The region AAACAGCAGAGGTCACAATTACACATACTGTACCAGATTGGGAAATATTAAAAGGTGTAACCGTAAAAATTGCAGTTGCTAGTGGTTTGTCTAATGCTCAAAAGCTTGTTAAAGAAATTCATGAAGGAACTTCACCATACCATTTTATCGAAATCATGTGTTGTCCAAATGGATGTATTAGCGGCGGAGGTCAACCAAGACCAACAACAGATGAGATTCGACTCAAACGCATGGAAGCCATTTATAGAGAAGATGATGAAAAAACGCTTAGAAAGTCTCATGAAAATCCATTTATCACGAAGCTATACGAAGATTTCCTAAAAGAACCACTAGGCCATAAGTCACACGAATTATTGCATACAACTTATGTGAAACGTGGAAAGTTTAATGAATTTTTAGAGTAGATTTGAAGTAGGATCATAAAACAAAAAGGTGCCATTTAGTTGGGACCTTTTTGTTTTTATATTGGGGTTTAGAAAGCTAGTAAGTCATCTACGGGCGAAAAAATGGTTGTATGGCTAGGTTTTGGTTATGCGTAAAGATGTACTGTTAGGAACTGAAGAGATTATATTTATACGCTTATATGAGGATGGGTAGGTGCCATTTTTCTGGCTTTACCCTTCGGCCAGTCGGGCGAAAAATGGCACCTACCCATCCTCATATTTTGTGATTGACTCTTCAGTTCCTAACAGTGCATCTTTTTTGTGAATCTCGAAACAACATAGTTTTATAACCATTCTTTGAAACAGCAATTCACATTTCTATAACCCTTGTTTTTATGCACAATTTAAATCAACATCTTCACATAATTTTACATCTTTACACTAAAGTATTTATATGCTATAATGCAAATAATTAAATAATATAAAATCAATGATTGGAAGTAGTATCCTATAGAGGATGTTTCAGCGAGCTGTCGATTGGTGTGAGGTACAGTACAGAGGAAATAGGTGAATGGGTCCAGGAGATTCAAGATGAAAAGAAATGAGTAGTTGTAGACGGGAGCTCCCGTTATAGAGCAAAGGTATCGAATCTCAGGGGATTCCGTATTGGATTTAACATTACTTAATATATTGAGTGGCACAACATTTTGTCTCAAACACAGGGTGTTTTTTTTGTTCTAAAAGTTAATTAAGTAACCCCTATTTTTTATGTGATTGGTTTTTCGCTCAATCATATAAAATGCGTACTTGATCATAAGCAATTGGGTGGTATAGCGAACAATGACCAGTTTCGTCCCATAAAGGGAGGAGATTGGTCTTTTTTATTTACTAGGAAACTTAATTAACGCTCATCCTATAATAAAAATCACGAAGCGGCTTTCATAATATAAGGAGAATTAGAATGGAGAAAAAAGTACTTAAAACATATGTGCAAACAATGATAGGTGATACAGAGACACCAATTACCCTTTATCAAAAATATGTAAGAAAGGGTGAGGGTTTTCTACTAGAAAGCAAAGAGCAACCAAAAGGTCGATATTCCTTTTTAGCTACAAATCCATTTATCGTAGTTAAAGCGCATGACAATCAAATTGCCATTACTACAAAGGGAAAAACAATTATAAAAGAAGGTAAACCATTAGAGGAGGTTAAGCGCATCATTGATGGATACGACATCATCAATGAGACAAAGCTACCTTTTGTAGGTGGAGCGGTAGGAACAGTTGGATATGATACGATTAAGCAGTATGAAAAAATTCCAGCGATGAATATTGATTCTATCGGCACGCCAGACGTACATCTTATGTTTGTCAAAGAAGGAATCGCTTATGATCATTTTAATCACACCATTTATATAGTAGCCCTTGAAGAAGACAACGATCAAGGAAGGGAATTGGCAGAAGAGCGAATTTATGAAATAAAGATGATGCTAAAAAAAGATATTATTTTTGATGAAGAGGATATAGAAAGTGAAAAACTTGTTTTCCAAAGCAACGTCAGTAAAAAAACCTTTGAAGATGCCGTTAATAAGGCAAAGTCGTATATATATGAGGGAGATATTTTTCAAGTTGTATTATCTCAAAGATGGAGTGCAAGATGTGAAACGTCCCCCTTTACACTTTATAGAAGATTAAGACGCTTAAATCCATCACCATATATGTATTATTTTAAATTTGATGACTATGACATTGTAGGGAGTTCACCTGAGATGCTAGTAGAGCTTATGGATGGTAAAATATCTAATTGTCCTATAGCGGGTACAAGACGACGAGGTAAAACAGAGGAAGAAGATAAATTACTGGCAGAGGATTTAATGGGAGATGAGAAAGAAATTGCAGAACATATAATGCTTGTAGATTTAGGTAGAAATGATATGGGTAAGGTGTCTAAAATAGGTACAGTAAATGTTGCAAAATATATGGAAGTTCAAAATTATTCCCACGTAATGCACATTGTATCCTTGGTAGAGGGCGAAAAGAGAGATGACCAAGATATGTTTCAAGTTCTTATGAGCTTTTTACCAGCAGGAACCTTATCTGGAGCACCTAAAATAAGAGCAATGGAGATTATTGAAGAGTTGGAGATATCTAAAAGAGGAATTTATGGTGGTGCAATTGGGTACTTTGGCTTTAATCAAACAATGGATATGTGTATTGCTATTCGCACCATGGTCATAAAAGACAATGTAGTTCATATTCAAGCAGGAGCTGGGATTGTAGCAGATTCAATCGCAGAAGCAGAGTATGAGGAAACTAGAAACAAGGCACAAGCACTCATTACTGCAATTAATAATTAGAGGAGGGACAAATATGATATTACTGATTGATAACTACGATTCTTTTACTTACAACCTATATCAATTCATTGGAGAGTACGATGACCAAATTGTCGTTTACAGGAATGATGAAATAACAGGTAAGGAAATTTTAGAAATGAAGCCTGATAAAGTGGTTATTTCACCAGGTCCAAAGGCACCAAAGGAAGCTGGGAATTGTCTCGAGATTATTAAGCAGGTTGCAGGAATCATACCAATATTAGGAATATGCTTGGGGCATCAATGCATTGGAGAAGCTTTTGGAGGAAATATTGTTCATGCAAAAACTCTGTTTCATGGTAAAAGTTCAGTAATTCATCTTGAAAAAGATAAATTATTTAAAGGCATTGATGAAGAACTAACGGTTGCAAGATATCATTCATTGGTAGTTGAGTATGAGTCCATACCAGATTGTTTTGAAATATTATCTATATCAGATGATGATGAAATCATGGCTATGAAGCATAAGGATTATGAAATATATGGTTTGCAATTTCATCCAGAATCAGTTTTAACACAAAATGGAAAGAAAATAATTGAGAATTTTATTCTGTAAATTGATTTTCTAAAGGATATGTTAGGATACCTAAAAAATAAATACATCCTATAAAGGAGTGGAAAAAAATGATTCAAAAACAAATTGAAAGTGTGATAGCAGGAAACCATTTAACGGAAGAAGAAATGATTGGTTGTATGACTAAAATCATGAGTGGAGAAGTTGCAGATACTCAAATTGCTAGTTTTTTAACTGCTTTGAAATATAAAGGAGAAGCTATATCAGAAATCGTTGGTGGAGCTAAGGTCTTAAGAGAAAAAGCAGATGTGGTAGAGCTACAAAATTACTATACCGTGGATACTTGTGGAACAGGTGGAGATAAGCTCGGAACCTTTAATATTTCTACTGCAGTTGCTATATTAGTAGCAGCAGCTGGAGTATCCGTTGTTAAGCACGGCAACAGATCTGTCTCAAGTAAGTGCGGAAGCGCGGACGTGCTGGAAGCATTGGGAATAAAAATTGATTTGCTGCCAGAGCAAGTGGAGGCGTGTGTGAAGGAAATTAATATTGGATTTTTCTTTGCACCGACCTTTCATAAAGCAATGCGATTTGTAGGGAAAACTAGAAAAGAGCTAGGGTTTAGAACTATCTTTAATATACTAGGACCCCTAGCAAACCCTGCCAATGCGAAGGCACAGGTCTTAGGCGTATTTGATGAAGCACTAACTGAGCCAATGGCAGAGGTATTGAAAAATCTAGGAGTAGAAAAGGCATTGGTAGTAAATGGTAAGGATGGGTTAGACGAATTGTCAACAACTTCTGAAACTAAGATTACTGAATTAAAGGAAGGTAAGATAACAACCTATATGATTGAACCGGAATTTTTTGGTTTTGAAAGAGCAACGACAGAAGACATAAAGGGTGGCGATGCCCAGGAAAATGCTCAAATTATTAAAGCACTTTTTAATGGTCAAAAGGGCTATAAGAGAGATATTCTTCTTCTTAATGCTGCTGCAGCACTTTATGTTGGCAAAAAGGCAGAGGGCTTGACTGAAGGGATTCTGATAGCAAAAGAGCTTATTGATTCAGGAAAGGTAATGAAAAAATTAGAAGAATTTATTACCTATACCAACAGTTTCGAGGATTAAGTAGAAGGAGGATCTTATGGCAGATAGAATATATCTCAAAGATATTGTAAACAGTAAACAAATTAGAAATGAAAAGCAGGTTTTTCATATTGAGGATATGATGAAGCAAATTGAAGCATTGGATAATAGGCCTTCCTTTAGAGATGCATTAGCAAAAAATGGTTTGTCTATTATCGGAGAGATTAAAAAAGCATCACCTTCAAAAGGGATCATTAGAGAAGATTTTAATCCCATTGAAATAGCAAAGGTATATGAAACTGCAGTAGATGCAATTTCAGTATTAACAGAAGAAGATTACTTTCTAGGCAGGGATGTTTATTTAAAGGAAATTAGTGAACTGGTGAAGCTACCGACATTATGTAAGGATTTTATATTGATTCCAGAACAAATCTATAAGGCAAAACTTTTAGGTGCAAGTGCAGTTTTACTGATTGTTGCAATACTAACAAATGAACAATTAAAGGAATATATAGATGTAGCGAAAAGTGTAGGAATGGATGCTCTTGTTGAAATCCATACAAAACAGGAGCTTGAAAGAGCTCTTCAAGTAGGGGCGACTATCATGGGTATTAACAATAGAAACCTTGAATCTTTTAAAACAGATCTTAATGTAACCCTTGAGCTACGACCATTTATACCAGAAGGTATCATAGTTGTAAGTGAAAGTGGAATACATACCACCCAAGACATTAAGCAGCTTACAGAAGCAAATATAGATGCTATTTTAGTTGGAGAAAGTTTTATGAGAACAGATGACATTGGGCAACATGCTAAGGAGTTAAAATATGCTTACAAAGGTTAAAGTATGCGGGATTAAAACTGAGGAAGAGGTTCAAATGATTAACCTATATCCTGTGAACTATGTGGGATTCATTTTTGCCCCAAGTAAAAGGCAGGTAACAGAAGAAAGGGCAATAGTGCTTAGGCCGCTTTTTCGTAAAGATATTAAAGTCGTCGGAGTATTTGTTGATGAAGAACCTCAACGAGTGAATGAACTCATTAAGAGTTGCTCTCTTGATGTTGTACAACTACACGGAAATGAAACTGTGGAGTATTGTAATCATATGCAAGCTAAGGTGTGGAAAACAATATGCGTAAAAGATGAAGATAGTCTATACTCGATTCAAAAATATTCAACATCAGTGGAGGGTATATTATTAGATACCTATAGCAAAGATGAACGAGGAGGTACTGGTAAAACCTTTCATTGGGGTATGGTAAAGGAATTATCAAAAACCCATACTATTATTTTAGCAGGAGGTCTTACACCTGAAAATATTGTTCAGGCAATAAAAACAGTAATGCCACAAGTTGTAGATCTGAACTCAGGGTTAGAGACAAATTTAATGAAAGATAACGATAAAATCAGCAAGTTATTTTCAAAGCTTAAGGAGGAAAATTGGAATGAATAAAAAGTTTGGTCAATTTGGAGGGCAGTACGTTCCGGAAACATTGATGTATCCCTTACAAGAATTAGAAGAAGCTTATGAAGCGTGTATGAAAGATCCAGCGTTTATGGAAGAATATATGTATTATATGAAAGATTATGTTGGTAGAGAATCACCTTTGTACTACGCAAAAAGATTTACAGAAAAATTAGGTGGTGCAAAAGTTTATTTAAAAAGAGAAGATCTAAATCATACAGGTGCACATAAAATTAACAATGTAATAGGGCAAGTATTGTTGGCTAAGAGAATGGGAAAGAAGAAGGTCATTGCAGAAACTGGAGCTGGTCAACATGGTGTTGCAACTGCTACGGGAGCGGCTCTATTCGATATGGAATGTACGGTATTTATGGGCGAAGAAGATGTTGCGCGTCAAGAATTAAATGTATTTAGAATGGAGCTACTTGGTGCAAAGGTTGAAACAGTAGTTTCTGGAACAAAAACATTAAAGGATGCTACCAATGAAGCAATTAGAGAATGGGTTAAATGCGTTGAAGATACTTTTTATGTGATTGGTTCAGTTGTTGGACCTCATCCATATCCTACGATGGTAAGAGATTTTCAAAGAATCATAGGAGATGAAACCAGGAGACAAATATTAGAAAAAGAAGGAAGACTACCGGATACGATAATTGCTTGTGTTGGTGGAGGAAGTAACGCAATGGGTATCTTTTTTCCTTTTGTTGAAGACGTCGAAGTTCAACTGATTGGTGTTGAAGCAGCAGGATTAGGGATAGAAACAGGAAAGCACGCGGTAGTTTTAGCAGAAGGTTCAGATGGGACATTGGGAGTTCTTCATGGAATGAAAACAAAGCTTTTAACCGATCAAGATGGAAATATTATACCTGCTCACTCAATATCAGCAGGCTTAGACTATCCTGGGATTGGACCAGAACATGCATATTTAGATGACGTTAAAAGAGCAAAATATGTCTCCATTACGGATCAAGAGGCACTTGATGGATTCGAGATGTTAACGAAGGTAGAGGGAATTATTCCAGCTCTTGAAAGCTCTCATGCTATTGCATATGCGATGAAGTTAGCACCTACAATGTCAAAGGACAAAATCATTGTCATTAATGTTTCTGGTAGAGGAGACAAAGATACACATACGGTTATGGATTATTTTAGACAAGGCAAGCAAGGCTTAGAAAAATTAAACAAATAGGTGGTGATTGAAATGAATAGAATTGATAAAAAATTCATTGAACTAAAACAAAAGAACAAAAAAGCTTTTATAGGCTTTATTACTGCAGGTGATCCAACATTAGAGGATACTGCTGCGTTAGTGCATGCGTTAGAAGAAGCGGGGACAGATATCATTGAAATTGGGATACCATACTCCGATCCATTAGCTGATGGTCCTGTAATACAGCTAGCGAATCAGAGAGCCTTTATGAATGCAGATTTATCGGTAGCTAATATTATGGCCAAGGTGGGCTTCATTAGAAAGACAACAGAAGTACCACTTTTATATTTGGTTTATATAAATACAATCATTGTGTATGGCAAGGAAAAATTCATGAAGGATTGTGTAGATGCAGGTATTGATGGGTTAATTATTCCAGATATGCCATTAGAAGAGCGGGAGGAGTTAATGGTTTTAATAAATGAAACCGACCTTGCACTAATTCCATTAGTAGCACCTACTTCTAAAGATAGAATTTCTAAAATAGTTGATGGTTGTAAGGGATTTGTGTACTGTGTATCTTCTTTAGGGGTAACAGGAAGGTCTTCACAATTTCATGAAGGTATTGAGGCTTACTTAAAAGATGTGAAAAGTAAAACCAATTTGCCAATTGCAGTTGGTTTTGGGATTTCAAATAAAAAGGATATAAATGCTTTATCGGACTTAGTAGATGGTGTAATTGTGGGGTCAGCCATAGTTCAAAAGGTTGCAGAAGGTAAGGGTGATATAGAGATTGTAAAAAATTTCATAAAAGAGCTAACGGTTTTATCATAATGTGTCGAAAAAAACAATGTATTATGTCTTTCAACTTCATTTTTAGGATTTAAAAATTTAATATATTTTTAACAAAACTTTCATGATTTTTTTATTAATTAATGGTATATTTAAAAAGTTGGGGAAAGGAGTACATATGAATATTGCGTTTTTTTTAACACCTAAAAGTGAACTAGTAACATTAGATGAACATATTACCATCCGTCAAGCTATGGAAATTATGGAATACCATCGTTATACCGCTGTTTCTGTGATTGATCGTAAAGGTAGATATGTGGATGCCTTGTCAGAAGGCGATATTCTCTGGCATTTGAAGCATAAAGAAGGATTGATATTTAAGGACACGGAAAGAGAATCAATAGACACCATAAAAAGGCATAGACCAACTGCATCAGTATCAATTAATTCTAATATAGAATCCTTAATCGAGTTATCATCATCCCAGAGTTTTATCCCGGTAGTAGATGATCAAAATGTATTTATTGGAATCATAAAAAGAAGTGATATCATTCATTTTTGTATAGACAAACTTGGTTTAAAAGATACAGATGAAAGAATAGCATAAATAAAGCAAAGGCGTAATAGTATGATATTAAGAAAATTCTTAATAATTGCTATTACGCCTTATTTTTATTTGATAAGGAAAGTTCCGCATAAACAATTGGAAAAGCGGCAGATATGAAATGAGAATTTTTAACTGGGCGTATAAATAACAAAGATATTTAACGCTGCGCAGCCGATTTTCTTTTTGTAACTAAGTTTTAACTCAGAACTTTCTTTACTATTTTTTCATTGGCTTCATTTAATTGATTCATGGCTGTTACCATATCCAATACAGTTGTTAATGAGTTTTTTAGAGCAATGATGGTTCCTCTGTTTAATGGTGCTTGATCAAATAAAATATTCGGGTAATCCAGGTCTAATTTGTTTACTAAAGCTTTCAGCTCCAAATCAATATTTACTATTTTTCCGTTATAGCTTGCATTGTTTTCTAATGTTGCGCCGTTAACTAGGGCAGAAGTTGTGGTATAGGGTTCTTTTGCATTGCCGAGCAGGTAATCTATCGTTACATCAAAATAATTTGCAAGCTTTTCAAGCTTATCATAATCGGGTTGCTTGCCTTTTGTTTCGTAGCCAGCAATCGTTGGACGTCCAACAGATAAGACTTGAGCTAATTGGGACTGTGTCAAATTATTTTGTATGCGTAGTTTCTTTATCGTATCTCCGAATTTTGTTGTCATATGAACACCTCTAAATTGATTCTAGTCAAATATGTTCCGATTGTAAACTTATTGTGTCCATAATGAACAAATGTATAGATTGGCATTGACATTGTGCCCAAAAGACACTATAATATAAACATATGTTCCCATAGGAAACAAATTAGGAGGAGAAAACATGAGAAATAAACTTAAAGAAGCAAGGCTAGATAAACAGTTAACCCATAATGAAATGGCAGACCAAATTGGATTAGTTAGGTCTTCTTATACGAATATTGAAGTTGGTGTTAAAAACCCATCAGAAAGGGTTGTACTAAAGATAAGAGAAATTCTTGATAATTATGATGAAGATCTATTTGAATAATAATCTTTCATACAGATGAATCGAATTCATTGAGACTTTAGAATTGAATACCAAAACATTGACCTCGGATTGCTGAGCAAGACTTAATGCTTCAGCAAATTTGGGGTCTGTTTCACAATTTGGTTTAAATTCATGAACCCCTTCCATTTGAATGAGAAAAAATAAATAATTAGTATAGCCCTCATTAGAAGCCTGCATTAACTCGAGGATGTGCTTTCTTCCACGTTCCGTAGGTGCATCAGGAAACATGGCAATCCCATGACGTTCAAGGGTTACCCCTTTCACCTCAATAAACCCTTTATGAGTTAATGTTTCATAATATAAATCAAATCTTGAATTGCCATAGGTCACTTCTCTTTTTAGTGTTATCATTTTTCTGAGCTCTTCGATTTTTCCATTAACAATTCCCTCATAAACAACGGCATTAGGTATTTGGGAGTCTATATTAATCAGTACATCATTTTTATAAATGCCAATAAGCGAATAAGCGGTTTTTCTGCTTGGATTACTACTTTTCTCAAGAAATATCTTAGCCCCAGGTATAAATAACTCTTTGCAGCGGCCAGTATTTTTCACATGAACAAGCTCCTCATGATTTTCTATAAGAACCTTAGCTATAAACCGATTCAAGCGTTCAATAAATATTCCTTCTACAATATTTTGGTAGATCATAATTTCACCTTCATTATTATTAGTATTATGAACTTACTAGCTAGTATAGATGAACTTGAAGATATTGGAAAAATATAATCCACAAGCAGTTAATCAATGCAATACCTTGAATAACCTAATATATTATAACCTAACACGCAGTATACGTCAGCAAGTAAATT is a window of Firmicutes bacterium HGW-Firmicutes-1 DNA encoding:
- the trpE gene encoding anthranilate synthase component I — its product is MEKKVLKTYVQTMIGDTETPITLYQKYVRKGEGFLLESKEQPKGRYSFLATNPFIVVKAHDNQIAITTKGKTIIKEGKPLEEVKRIIDGYDIINETKLPFVGGAVGTVGYDTIKQYEKIPAMNIDSIGTPDVHLMFVKEGIAYDHFNHTIYIVALEEDNDQGRELAEERIYEIKMMLKKDIIFDEEDIESEKLVFQSNVSKKTFEDAVNKAKSYIYEGDIFQVVLSQRWSARCETSPFTLYRRLRRLNPSPYMYYFKFDDYDIVGSSPEMLVELMDGKISNCPIAGTRRRGKTEEEDKLLAEDLMGDEKEIAEHIMLVDLGRNDMGKVSKIGTVNVAKYMEVQNYSHVMHIVSLVEGEKRDDQDMFQVLMSFLPAGTLSGAPKIRAMEIIEELEISKRGIYGGAIGYFGFNQTMDMCIAIRTMVIKDNVVHIQAGAGIVADSIAEAEYEETRNKAQALITAINN
- a CDS encoding aminodeoxychorismate/anthranilate synthase component II gives rise to the protein MILLIDNYDSFTYNLYQFIGEYDDQIVVYRNDEITGKEILEMKPDKVVISPGPKAPKEAGNCLEIIKQVAGIIPILGICLGHQCIGEAFGGNIVHAKTLFHGKSSVIHLEKDKLFKGIDEELTVARYHSLVVEYESIPDCFEILSISDDDEIMAMKHKDYEIYGLQFHPESVLTQNGKKIIENFIL
- the trpD gene encoding anthranilate phosphoribosyltransferase — encoded protein: MIQKQIESVIAGNHLTEEEMIGCMTKIMSGEVADTQIASFLTALKYKGEAISEIVGGAKVLREKADVVELQNYYTVDTCGTGGDKLGTFNISTAVAILVAAAGVSVVKHGNRSVSSKCGSADVLEALGIKIDLLPEQVEACVKEINIGFFFAPTFHKAMRFVGKTRKELGFRTIFNILGPLANPANAKAQVLGVFDEALTEPMAEVLKNLGVEKALVVNGKDGLDELSTTSETKITELKEGKITTYMIEPEFFGFERATTEDIKGGDAQENAQIIKALFNGQKGYKRDILLLNAAAALYVGKKAEGLTEGILIAKELIDSGKVMKKLEEFITYTNSFED
- a CDS encoding indole-3-glycerol phosphate synthase TrpC produces the protein MADRIYLKDIVNSKQIRNEKQVFHIEDMMKQIEALDNRPSFRDALAKNGLSIIGEIKKASPSKGIIREDFNPIEIAKVYETAVDAISVLTEEDYFLGRDVYLKEISELVKLPTLCKDFILIPEQIYKAKLLGASAVLLIVAILTNEQLKEYIDVAKSVGMDALVEIHTKQELERALQVGATIMGINNRNLESFKTDLNVTLELRPFIPEGIIVVSESGIHTTQDIKQLTEANIDAILVGESFMRTDDIGQHAKELKYAYKG
- a CDS encoding N-(5'-phosphoribosyl)anthranilate isomerase — encoded protein: MLTKVKVCGIKTEEEVQMINLYPVNYVGFIFAPSKRQVTEERAIVLRPLFRKDIKVVGVFVDEEPQRVNELIKSCSLDVVQLHGNETVEYCNHMQAKVWKTICVKDEDSLYSIQKYSTSVEGILLDTYSKDERGGTGKTFHWGMVKELSKTHTIILAGGLTPENIVQAIKTVMPQVVDLNSGLETNLMKDNDKISKLFSKLKEENWNE
- the trpB gene encoding tryptophan synthase subunit beta, which codes for MNKKFGQFGGQYVPETLMYPLQELEEAYEACMKDPAFMEEYMYYMKDYVGRESPLYYAKRFTEKLGGAKVYLKREDLNHTGAHKINNVIGQVLLAKRMGKKKVIAETGAGQHGVATATGAALFDMECTVFMGEEDVARQELNVFRMELLGAKVETVVSGTKTLKDATNEAIREWVKCVEDTFYVIGSVVGPHPYPTMVRDFQRIIGDETRRQILEKEGRLPDTIIACVGGGSNAMGIFFPFVEDVEVQLIGVEAAGLGIETGKHAVVLAEGSDGTLGVLHGMKTKLLTDQDGNIIPAHSISAGLDYPGIGPEHAYLDDVKRAKYVSITDQEALDGFEMLTKVEGIIPALESSHAIAYAMKLAPTMSKDKIIVINVSGRGDKDTHTVMDYFRQGKQGLEKLNK
- a CDS encoding tryptophan synthase subunit alpha, with amino-acid sequence MNRIDKKFIELKQKNKKAFIGFITAGDPTLEDTAALVHALEEAGTDIIEIGIPYSDPLADGPVIQLANQRAFMNADLSVANIMAKVGFIRKTTEVPLLYLVYINTIIVYGKEKFMKDCVDAGIDGLIIPDMPLEEREELMVLINETDLALIPLVAPTSKDRISKIVDGCKGFVYCVSSLGVTGRSSQFHEGIEAYLKDVKSKTNLPIAVGFGISNKKDINALSDLVDGVIVGSAIVQKVAEGKGDIEIVKNFIKELTVLS
- a CDS encoding CBS domain-containing protein, giving the protein MNIAFFLTPKSELVTLDEHITIRQAMEIMEYHRYTAVSVIDRKGRYVDALSEGDILWHLKHKEGLIFKDTERESIDTIKRHRPTASVSINSNIESLIELSSSQSFIPVVDDQNVFIGIIKRSDIIHFCIDKLGLKDTDERIA
- a CDS encoding transcriptional regulator, with product MRNKLKEARLDKQLTHNEMADQIGLVRSSYTNIEVGVKNPSERVVLKIREILDNYDEDLFE
- the sfsA gene encoding DNA/RNA nuclease SfsA, which translates into the protein MIYQNIVEGIFIERLNRFIAKVLIENHEELVHVKNTGRCKELFIPGAKIFLEKSSNPSRKTAYSLIGIYKNDVLINIDSQIPNAVVYEGIVNGKIEELRKMITLKREVTYGNSRFDLYYETLTHKGFIEVKGVTLERHGIAMFPDAPTERGRKHILELMQASNEGYTNYLFFLIQMEGVHEFKPNCETDPKFAEALSLAQQSEVNVLVFNSKVSMNSIHLYERLLFK